In Bdellovibrio bacteriovorus, the following are encoded in one genomic region:
- a CDS encoding heavy metal translocating P-type ATPase, translated as MESFEKQTQKDTELQLIGMTCVNCAAKIEKTLNAMPNVKASVNFATEKAIVHFPPDMPVKDLILAVQNVGYQAFQLDSEEDVHKAEAAAHAEYKKDLFHFIAAVVLTLPFLAEMISMFAGEGHGLIPRNIQWALATPVQFWIGARFYKGAYFALRSKTANMDVLVALGTTMAYMLSAVITATQMHQHHVYFEASTMVITLILLGKLMESRAKGKTSEAVEGLLRLQPKKAFAERNGEFVEVDVKDLKPGDIVRVKNGEALPIDGDVVDGQSSVDESMLTGESIPVAKKPGDAVFAATMNHEGTLKIKVTGVGAKTQLAQIIKIVTTAQGSKAPIQRLADKISSIFVPVVVGIAFVTLIATYFWTGDWTTALISAVSVLVIACPCALGLATPTAVVVGIGKAAQAGILFRDAKALELAEKMNVLILDKTGTITEGKPKVQEVVPFEGFSKEKILISSASLEQGSSHPLAHAIVEEAKAKRLALVNVEKFKAISGSGIEGVVAGVDVKVGQPAWFDLSDEQSVLVKTYQAKGQTVMVVSISGKIAGFIGVADQVRESSRAAVAALAAKGIQVIMVTGDNEGTAKEISRQVGIQEYKYGVKPADKANIVVAMKRKKKIVAMVGDGINDAPALAMADISFSMASGTDVAIEAADITLMKSDLGSVVQALDLSGMTLKKIRQNLFFAFIYNVLGIPLAALGLLNPMIAGAAMAASSVSVVSNSLLLKRKKI; from the coding sequence GGAATCATTTGAAAAACAGACTCAAAAAGACACGGAACTGCAGCTTATAGGTATGACTTGTGTCAACTGTGCCGCAAAGATTGAAAAGACCCTCAATGCGATGCCAAACGTGAAGGCCTCGGTTAATTTTGCGACCGAAAAAGCCATCGTGCATTTCCCGCCGGATATGCCGGTGAAAGATTTGATTCTGGCTGTACAAAACGTGGGTTATCAGGCCTTTCAATTAGACTCTGAAGAAGACGTTCATAAAGCCGAAGCGGCGGCTCACGCCGAATATAAAAAAGACTTATTCCATTTTATCGCAGCCGTGGTTCTGACTTTGCCGTTTTTAGCGGAAATGATCTCTATGTTTGCGGGTGAGGGGCATGGCTTGATTCCTCGGAATATCCAATGGGCCTTAGCAACGCCGGTGCAATTTTGGATCGGCGCTCGTTTTTATAAGGGCGCTTATTTTGCCCTTCGCTCTAAAACGGCGAACATGGATGTCTTAGTCGCGCTTGGCACGACGATGGCTTATATGTTAAGTGCGGTGATCACCGCGACGCAAATGCATCAACATCATGTTTACTTTGAAGCGAGCACCATGGTGATCACTTTGATCCTGTTAGGCAAGCTGATGGAAAGCCGTGCTAAGGGTAAAACTTCGGAAGCCGTCGAAGGACTTTTGCGTTTGCAGCCCAAAAAAGCATTTGCCGAAAGAAACGGTGAGTTTGTCGAAGTCGATGTCAAAGATCTTAAGCCCGGCGATATTGTTCGCGTAAAAAATGGTGAAGCTTTGCCCATTGATGGGGACGTGGTTGACGGGCAATCCAGTGTCGATGAATCCATGCTCACTGGAGAAAGCATTCCGGTTGCAAAAAAACCGGGTGATGCGGTTTTTGCGGCGACGATGAACCACGAAGGGACTTTAAAAATCAAAGTGACAGGTGTGGGTGCTAAAACTCAATTAGCGCAAATCATTAAAATAGTGACGACGGCCCAGGGATCCAAAGCGCCGATCCAAAGACTCGCCGACAAGATCTCTAGCATTTTTGTTCCGGTGGTGGTGGGGATTGCTTTTGTCACGTTGATTGCGACATATTTTTGGACCGGGGATTGGACGACGGCTTTGATTTCAGCTGTCTCTGTTCTGGTGATCGCATGTCCCTGTGCTTTGGGTCTGGCCACTCCGACCGCCGTGGTGGTGGGGATTGGGAAGGCGGCGCAAGCAGGGATCCTGTTCCGTGATGCCAAAGCACTTGAGTTGGCGGAAAAGATGAACGTGCTGATCTTAGATAAAACGGGCACGATCACGGAGGGTAAACCCAAGGTGCAAGAGGTCGTTCCTTTTGAAGGCTTTAGTAAAGAAAAGATTTTGATTTCATCGGCCAGTTTAGAGCAAGGGTCTTCTCATCCCTTGGCTCATGCGATTGTCGAGGAAGCCAAGGCCAAGCGTTTGGCTTTGGTGAACGTTGAAAAATTCAAAGCCATCTCGGGATCGGGCATTGAAGGCGTGGTTGCGGGAGTGGATGTGAAAGTCGGGCAGCCAGCGTGGTTTGATCTTTCGGACGAGCAAAGTGTTTTAGTAAAAACTTATCAAGCCAAAGGTCAAACCGTGATGGTGGTTTCAATCTCGGGAAAAATCGCCGGTTTTATCGGGGTGGCCGATCAGGTGCGCGAAAGCTCCAGGGCCGCCGTCGCGGCGCTAGCAGCCAAAGGTATTCAAGTGATTATGGTCACCGGGGATAACGAAGGCACAGCGAAAGAAATTTCCCGCCAAGTGGGAATTCAGGAATACAAATATGGCGTCAAGCCTGCGGATAAAGCCAATATCGTGGTCGCGATGAAACGAAAAAAGAAAATCGTGGCGATGGTGGGTGACGGAATTAATGATGCCCCGGCGTTAGCCATGGCCGATATCAGTTTTTCCATGGCCTCGGGCACGGATGTCGCCATTGAAGCCGCTGACATCACCTTGATGAAAAGTGATCTGGGATCCGTCGTCCAAGCTTTGGATTTATCGGGGATGACTTTAAAAAAGATCCGTCAGAATTTGTTCTTTGCGTTTATTTATAATGTCTTGGGAATTCCGCTAGCGGCCTTGGGATTATTAAACCCGATGATCGCGGGCGCTGCCATGGCGGCAAGCTCGGTTTCGGTGGTCAGTAATTCGCTCTTATTAAAGCGGAAGAAGATATGA